The Prochlorococcus marinus str. MIT 9301 genome window below encodes:
- a CDS encoding glycoside hydrolase family 57 protein, with product MNGRYPPKNVLGQLAIVLHAHLPYVRKNEINSLEEDWLFQAILECYIPLLQSIESSKKENPENTKLTISLSPTLLSLLNNIQIQETFPSWIKTRNDFLNELPLKEKNASAFLIKNLNDKYLYWENCSGNLIEKFKVLNNSGNLDILTCAATHGYLPILRENPETIKGQINTAIRSHENIFETKPLGIWLPECAYYEGLDEILFNSGIRYTILDGHGILNSTPRPRYGVYAPICSKKGVAFFGRDSESTLPVWSAKEGFPGDKVYREFHKDLGWELPLSKLQKKGISTKRPLGLKFHKITDENISLGEKEFYLENEAKNKAAEHADAYLLARSKQLEKLTLSSSFKPLLVAPFDAELFGHWWYEGPFFIENILKNSNKYSIKLTNLKEFLIQKPNLQICDPSPSSWGQGGYHNYWINDANAWIVPEITKAGSTFVDLCLENFNNDLSLRLFNQAARELLLSESSDWSFILRAGTTTELAKERIERHLFRFWKLVEMIKNHSNINFKFLEDIEEEDNVFPNINIDDWRK from the coding sequence ATGAATGGGCGATACCCCCCAAAAAATGTTTTAGGTCAGTTAGCGATAGTTTTACATGCTCATCTACCTTATGTCAGAAAAAATGAAATAAACTCCTTAGAAGAGGATTGGTTATTTCAGGCGATTCTGGAATGTTATATACCGCTACTTCAATCAATAGAATCTTCCAAAAAAGAAAATCCTGAAAATACAAAGCTTACTATTAGTTTGTCTCCAACATTATTATCACTCTTAAATAATATACAAATTCAAGAAACTTTCCCAAGCTGGATTAAAACAAGGAATGATTTCTTAAACGAACTGCCGCTAAAAGAAAAAAATGCCTCTGCATTTTTAATTAAAAATCTTAATGATAAATACCTATATTGGGAAAATTGCTCTGGAAATTTAATTGAGAAGTTTAAGGTATTAAATAACTCTGGAAATTTGGATATTCTCACTTGTGCTGCCACTCATGGATATTTACCAATTCTAAGGGAGAATCCTGAAACTATCAAAGGACAAATTAATACGGCTATTAGGAGCCATGAAAATATTTTTGAAACAAAGCCTCTAGGTATTTGGTTACCTGAATGCGCATATTATGAGGGTTTAGATGAAATACTATTTAATTCTGGAATTAGATATACGATCTTAGATGGACACGGGATTCTAAACTCGACACCAAGACCTAGATATGGTGTGTATGCCCCAATATGCTCGAAAAAAGGAGTGGCATTTTTTGGGAGAGATAGTGAGTCAACATTGCCCGTTTGGTCTGCTAAGGAAGGATTTCCGGGCGACAAAGTTTATAGGGAATTTCATAAAGATCTGGGGTGGGAATTACCTCTCTCAAAGCTCCAGAAGAAGGGTATTTCGACAAAAAGACCTTTGGGTTTAAAGTTTCATAAGATTACAGATGAAAATATATCTTTAGGGGAAAAAGAGTTTTACCTTGAAAATGAAGCCAAAAATAAAGCGGCAGAACATGCTGACGCCTATCTTCTCGCGAGATCCAAACAGCTAGAAAAATTGACTTTATCCTCTTCCTTTAAGCCTTTATTGGTGGCTCCATTTGATGCAGAGTTATTTGGTCATTGGTGGTATGAGGGACCTTTTTTTATTGAAAATATACTTAAGAACTCTAATAAATATTCAATTAAGCTTACAAATTTAAAAGAATTCTTAATTCAAAAACCAAATCTTCAGATTTGCGATCCATCGCCATCAAGCTGGGGGCAAGGGGGTTACCATAATTACTGGATTAATGATGCAAATGCATGGATCGTTCCAGAAATTACAAAAGCAGGCTCAACATTTGTAGATTTGTGCTTGGAAAATTTTAATAATGATTTATCTCTAAGACTCTTCAATCAAGCTGCTAGAGAACTACTTCTTTCTGAGTCTTCTGATTGGAGTTTTATTCTAAGAGCTGGAACCACAACTGAGCTCGCAAAAGAGAGAATAGAAAGACACTTATTCAGGTTCTGGAAATT
- a CDS encoding 2-isopropylmalate synthase — MSKNPGRILIFDTTLRDGEQSPGASLNLEEKLAIAHQLARLGVDVIEAGFPFASPGDFKAVNKIASAVGKEHGPTICGLARASKGDIKACYEAVSPAPKKRIHTFIATSDIHLKHKLKKSRKDVLQIVPEMVNYAKSLVDDIEFSCEDASRSDPDFLYEVIQLAISAGATTINIPDTVGFTTPSEFGNLIADINKNVPNIDEAVISVHGHNDLGLAVANFLEAVKNGARQLECTINGIGERAGNASLEELVMALHVRKSFFNSFFKRNPDSPTPLTAIRTEEITKTSRLVSNLTGMTVQPNKAIVGANAFAHESGIHQDGVLKNRLTYEIIDAKTVGLSDNKISLGKLSGRSAVRARLEEMGYDLSREDLNDAFARFKDLADRKREITDRDLEAIVSEQVQLPEAKFQLSLVQVSCGNASKPTATISLLNTEDNTEDTAVSIGTGPVDAVCEALNKLAKVPNELIEFSVKSVTEGIDALGEVTIRIRRDNKIYSGHSADTDVVVAAANAYINALNRLVFSEKKNSIHPQFDNLENSNNTYISNPAN; from the coding sequence ATGTCAAAAAATCCTGGAAGAATTTTGATATTTGATACAACTCTTCGAGATGGAGAGCAATCTCCTGGTGCAAGTTTAAATCTTGAAGAAAAACTTGCCATAGCTCATCAATTAGCAAGATTAGGGGTAGATGTTATTGAAGCTGGATTCCCTTTCGCAAGTCCAGGAGATTTTAAAGCTGTTAATAAAATTGCCAGTGCCGTTGGGAAAGAGCATGGGCCTACAATATGTGGTTTAGCTAGAGCGTCTAAAGGAGATATAAAAGCATGTTACGAAGCAGTAAGTCCAGCTCCCAAGAAAAGAATACATACTTTTATTGCTACAAGTGATATTCATCTTAAACATAAACTTAAAAAATCCAGAAAAGATGTTCTTCAAATAGTCCCAGAAATGGTTAATTATGCCAAATCATTGGTTGATGATATTGAGTTTTCTTGTGAAGATGCCTCAAGGAGTGATCCTGATTTTTTATACGAAGTGATTCAACTAGCAATTTCTGCAGGAGCGACAACAATCAATATCCCCGATACTGTTGGATTTACAACTCCAAGTGAATTTGGCAACCTAATTGCCGATATAAATAAAAATGTTCCAAATATTGATGAGGCAGTAATCTCGGTTCATGGTCATAATGATCTGGGTTTAGCAGTAGCCAATTTTCTTGAAGCTGTAAAAAATGGTGCAAGGCAACTAGAGTGTACTATAAATGGAATTGGTGAAAGAGCCGGGAATGCCTCTTTAGAAGAATTGGTCATGGCTCTACATGTTAGGAAAAGTTTTTTTAATAGTTTTTTCAAAAGAAATCCAGATTCACCAACTCCTCTTACAGCTATAAGAACAGAAGAAATAACAAAAACCTCAAGACTTGTTTCCAACCTAACTGGAATGACTGTACAACCTAATAAAGCAATTGTGGGAGCTAACGCTTTTGCACATGAGTCAGGCATTCATCAGGATGGTGTTTTAAAAAATAGACTAACTTACGAAATTATCGATGCAAAAACTGTTGGTTTGAGTGACAACAAAATATCTTTGGGGAAACTTAGTGGAAGAAGTGCAGTTAGAGCAAGATTAGAAGAAATGGGATATGATTTGAGTCGAGAAGATTTAAATGATGCTTTTGCCCGTTTTAAGGATTTAGCAGACAGGAAAAGAGAAATTACTGATAGAGACTTAGAAGCAATTGTTAGTGAACAAGTTCAACTCCCAGAAGCTAAATTTCAATTAAGTCTTGTACAAGTAAGTTGCGGTAACGCATCTAAACCTACTGCCACCATTTCGCTTTTAAATACAGAAGATAATACTGAGGATACGGCTGTATCAATAGGGACAGGACCCGTTGACGCTGTATGCGAGGCTTTAAATAAATTAGCTAAAGTTCCTAATGAATTAATTGAATTTTCTGTTAAGTCAGTAACAGAAGGAATTGATGCTTTGGGCGAAGTGACAATAAGAATAAGAAGGGATAATAAAATATATTCTGGTCATTCTGCTGATACGGATGTTGTTGTTGCTGCAGCGAATGCTTACATTAATGCCTTAAATAGGCTTGTATTTTCTGAGAAAAAAAATTCAATTCATCCACAATTTGATAATTTAGAAAATTCTAATAATACATATATATCTAATCCTGCAAATTAA
- a CDS encoding HDIG domain-containing metalloprotein, which translates to MQNITSTLKKLFYLWKRSQVPVKQPTKISKIDNLIIFLICILISITSSYKLLLTSPLNISNIFSWILTFTEAFVGSWILILVSKKENPTLSSRQIILIVTLLLAVQVSKLALAATISPLSLIIPPALIISQGMGSITALVWVSIASISWPEPEVSFNNNLFFILLVCASVVSLLGGRIRSRAQLLQLSIFVPIGALFSQWIFIGKDKISFIEKQEFVFANDNIFSDSLLLAIVMLFTILFIPIFESIFGLLTKARLLELADKEKPLIRRLSLEAPGTFEHTLLICGLAEEATRMIGGDIDLIKTGALYHDVGKLHAPSWFIENQDGSKNPHDEIDDPIKSAEVLQAHVDEGLKYARKNRLPKLIANFIPEHQGTLKMGYFFQKAKEKNLVINENYFRYKGPIPQSKETAILMLADGCEAALRAMNINASDKEALETISKIIFSRQIDGQLDNSNLSKGEIFLIKRSFLNVWKRIRHRRIQYPTSKNNTFS; encoded by the coding sequence GTGCAAAACATCACATCTACTTTAAAAAAATTGTTTTATCTGTGGAAGAGGAGTCAAGTTCCCGTAAAACAACCAACTAAAATTTCAAAAATTGATAATCTAATAATTTTTTTAATATGCATTTTAATTTCAATAACTTCTTCTTATAAGTTACTTCTTACTTCCCCTTTAAATATTTCAAATATATTTTCCTGGATTTTGACCTTTACTGAAGCATTTGTTGGTTCCTGGATTTTGATCTTAGTATCAAAAAAAGAAAATCCTACACTTTCCTCAAGACAAATCATCTTAATCGTAACTCTTCTTTTGGCAGTGCAGGTTTCGAAATTAGCCTTGGCTGCAACCATAAGTCCATTATCTTTAATTATTCCACCAGCGTTAATAATATCTCAAGGAATGGGAAGCATAACGGCTTTAGTTTGGGTATCAATAGCAAGCATTAGTTGGCCTGAACCAGAAGTTTCTTTCAACAACAATTTATTTTTTATTTTATTAGTTTGCGCTTCAGTAGTATCTCTTCTTGGAGGGAGAATAAGAAGTAGAGCTCAGTTACTTCAACTATCAATTTTTGTTCCTATTGGCGCTTTGTTTAGTCAATGGATATTTATAGGTAAAGATAAAATTTCTTTTATTGAAAAACAAGAATTTGTTTTTGCTAACGACAATATATTTTCAGATTCTCTTTTGTTAGCAATAGTAATGCTTTTTACCATTTTATTTATACCTATTTTTGAATCGATTTTTGGATTGTTAACTAAAGCAAGATTACTCGAATTGGCTGATAAAGAGAAACCTCTCATTAGAAGATTATCTCTTGAAGCCCCCGGTACTTTTGAACACACCTTACTTATATGTGGTTTAGCAGAGGAAGCAACAAGAATGATTGGTGGTGATATTGATCTAATTAAAACTGGTGCGCTTTATCATGATGTTGGCAAATTGCATGCACCAAGTTGGTTTATTGAAAATCAAGATGGTTCAAAGAATCCTCATGATGAAATAGACGATCCTATTAAAAGTGCAGAAGTATTACAGGCACATGTTGATGAAGGATTGAAGTATGCAAGGAAAAATAGATTGCCTAAACTGATTGCTAATTTTATTCCAGAACATCAAGGCACTCTAAAAATGGGATATTTTTTTCAAAAAGCTAAAGAAAAAAATCTAGTCATTAATGAAAATTATTTTAGATATAAAGGCCCTATTCCACAGTCAAAAGAAACGGCTATTTTAATGCTTGCAGATGGATGTGAAGCAGCACTAAGAGCTATGAATATTAATGCATCTGATAAAGAAGCTTTGGAAACAATATCTAAAATTATCTTCTCACGTCAAATAGATGGCCAATTAGATAATAGTAATTTATCGAAGGGAGAAATTTTTTTAATAAAAAGGTCGTTCTTGAATGTGTGGAAAAGAATTAGACATAGAAGAATTCAATATCCAACTAGCAAGAATAATACTTTTTCTTAA
- the folD gene encoding bifunctional methylenetetrahydrofolate dehydrogenase/methenyltetrahydrofolate cyclohydrolase FolD, whose product MSLKLDGKKLSLEIEERLNEYISSNKEIAKRAPGLAVIRIGEDPASGVYVNNKEKACSRVGIKSFIFHLKDNIEQKEVEQLINKLNLDKNIDGMLLQLPIPKKFDEQKLISHINPSKDVDGLNEINIGKLVKNEPAMRSCTPAGIINLLRSQNIKIEGKKIVVVGRSLLVGKPLSLMLLNLNGTVTMTHSKTLNLNKVCREADILIAAAGKPNLIDSSFVKEGAIIIDVGIHRLKSSNKNQTRLCGDVLLEDVISKVFAYTPVPGGVGPMTVTMLLVNTIFSWQKQFGLSSNLNDLLP is encoded by the coding sequence ATGTCATTAAAATTAGACGGTAAAAAATTATCCCTTGAAATTGAGGAGAGATTAAATGAATATATTTCTAGTAATAAAGAAATTGCAAAAAGAGCTCCTGGTTTAGCTGTGATAAGAATAGGTGAAGACCCAGCAAGTGGTGTTTACGTTAATAATAAGGAAAAAGCATGTTCAAGGGTAGGAATAAAAAGCTTCATATTTCATCTAAAAGATAATATAGAGCAAAAAGAAGTTGAACAATTAATAAACAAACTAAACTTAGACAAGAATATAGATGGAATGTTGCTACAACTTCCCATCCCAAAGAAGTTTGATGAGCAAAAACTAATCAGCCATATTAATCCAAGCAAAGATGTAGATGGATTAAATGAGATAAACATCGGGAAATTAGTGAAAAATGAGCCTGCGATGAGATCATGTACACCAGCAGGAATTATTAATTTATTAAGATCCCAAAATATTAAAATTGAAGGCAAGAAAATTGTTGTTGTAGGAAGAAGTTTGCTTGTTGGGAAACCCCTATCGCTTATGTTGTTGAATCTAAATGGCACGGTAACAATGACTCATTCAAAAACATTAAATTTGAATAAAGTCTGTAGAGAAGCCGACATACTAATTGCGGCTGCAGGAAAACCCAATCTCATAGATTCTAGTTTTGTGAAAGAAGGAGCAATAATAATTGATGTTGGAATACATAGATTAAAAAGTTCCAATAAAAATCAAACCAGATTATGTGGCGATGTATTATTAGAAGATGTCATTTCTAAAGTATTTGCATACACACCTGTACCAGGAGGCGTTGGACCAATGACCGTAACAATGTTACTTGTGAATACTATTTTTAGCTGGCAAAAACAATTTGGTTTATCATCAAATCTTAATGATCTTTTGCCATAA
- the crtE gene encoding geranylgeranyl diphosphate synthase CrtE: MTKVINSYDFEKYLKQTKKVIEEALDFSLGPENPEILRESMRYSLLAGGKRIRPILCLASCSLAGGEPSLAVPTAVAIEMIHTMSLIHDDLPAMDNDDLRRGRPTNHKVYGDAVAILAGDALLTRAFEMVSLRSPGVDPNRLLNVIGELSLVAGAPGLVGGQVVDLECEGKEVDLDTLEYIHLHKTGALLKACVRTGAMIAGANEKLLQALTTYAEGIGLAFQIIDDILDLTSSSEKLGKTAGKDLLADKTTYPKLLGMEESKKRAFDLVEKAKKAIEPWGADANHLISLADFITNRDR, translated from the coding sequence ATGACTAAAGTAATAAATAGCTATGATTTTGAAAAATATCTTAAACAAACAAAAAAGGTTATAGAAGAAGCACTTGATTTTTCCTTGGGCCCTGAGAATCCAGAAATATTAAGAGAATCAATGAGATATTCCCTTTTGGCTGGAGGAAAAAGGATACGTCCAATTTTATGTTTAGCATCTTGCTCACTGGCTGGAGGGGAGCCCTCTCTTGCTGTTCCTACTGCAGTAGCGATAGAAATGATTCATACAATGTCCTTGATACATGATGATCTTCCCGCGATGGATAATGATGACTTAAGGAGAGGAAGACCAACGAATCATAAAGTATATGGGGATGCAGTAGCTATTCTTGCAGGCGATGCTTTATTAACTAGGGCCTTTGAAATGGTCTCTTTAAGAAGCCCTGGAGTAGATCCAAATAGATTATTAAATGTAATTGGCGAATTATCCTTAGTCGCAGGCGCACCAGGCCTAGTCGGGGGACAAGTTGTTGATTTAGAATGCGAAGGCAAAGAAGTCGACCTTGATACTCTCGAATATATTCATCTTCATAAGACTGGGGCTTTATTGAAGGCTTGTGTAAGAACAGGCGCGATGATCGCAGGCGCTAACGAAAAACTTTTACAAGCTCTTACAACATATGCAGAGGGAATTGGTTTGGCCTTCCAAATAATTGATGATATTCTTGATTTAACTTCAAGTAGTGAAAAGCTTGGTAAAACTGCTGGTAAAGATCTTTTAGCCGACAAAACTACTTACCCTAAATTACTTGGTATGGAGGAGTCAAAGAAAAGAGCATTTGATTTAGTTGAAAAAGCAAAAAAAGCAATTGAACCTTGGGGGGCAGATGCAAATCATTTAATATCATTAGCCGACTTTATTACAAACAGAGATAGATAA
- a CDS encoding divergent PAP2 family protein gives MAEFFTFFNNSVLFWSLLSCLLAQFFKIVFNFFSTGKIRFGIMFETGGMPSSHSALITGAASGVGYELGFDSSIFALSVAVALIVMYDASGVRKSAGIQAVEINKLSKKLDPKSELLLKENLGHTKIEVIVGSFLGPLITLPGMFFLGSPLKIFDLIIN, from the coding sequence ATGGCTGAGTTTTTTACCTTTTTTAATAATTCAGTTCTTTTCTGGAGCTTATTATCATGTTTACTAGCTCAATTTTTTAAAATTGTATTCAATTTCTTTTCAACTGGAAAGATCAGGTTTGGAATAATGTTCGAGACTGGTGGTATGCCTTCAAGCCATTCGGCCTTAATAACTGGTGCTGCATCTGGTGTAGGTTATGAATTGGGATTTGATAGCTCAATATTTGCATTATCAGTTGCTGTAGCACTAATAGTTATGTATGACGCTAGTGGTGTTCGAAAATCAGCTGGTATTCAAGCTGTAGAAATCAATAAACTATCAAAAAAACTAGACCCTAAATCTGAATTACTTTTAAAAGAAAACTTGGGCCATACAAAAATTGAAGTCATAGTGGGAAGTTTTTTAGGACCATTAATTACTTTGCCTGGTATGTTTTTTTTAGGTTCACCTCTAAAAATATTTGATTTGATAATAAATTAA
- a CDS encoding cobyrinate a,c-diamide synthase, producing the protein MPCVISSPSTDSGKTTLSLLISCWAFSKGIKIQTFKVGPDYLDQQQLSSIGQPICRNLDIFLNGEEWVQESFFKHSLKYEFSLIEGAMGLFDGLGATTYSSTANISKLLNAPVIFIVNARGQVASLLATVRGFKDFDSELSIAGIIFNNVNSDRHKKLIEEVFKNEDIEILGFLPSDSKITLNKSNLGLISPLDNGKQIDIEYFANYAERNLDLFSLIKFLKSPQKKIFNSASFEDFKIEKSKPIAIAEDKIFHFQYPETKEFLSDVGIPLISWSIYDDEEIPNEASSLIIPGGFPEKYAEHISNSKKSLNSLRKFRENGFIYAECGGMMILGDFIKDESGNNHKMSGILPFRSKKSKLTVGYRYIEGLKDTPIIRQNQLIRGHEFHYWEIENNLSELDLRKAEHHMKLSSPWKIKSWETEYKNEGFFDQKLHASWIHLHLPSSPKVAKNFIDATQISF; encoded by the coding sequence ATGCCTTGTGTAATATCTTCTCCTTCAACTGATAGTGGGAAAACTACATTATCCCTTTTGATATCTTGTTGGGCGTTTTCAAAAGGTATAAAGATACAAACTTTCAAGGTTGGCCCAGATTATCTTGATCAACAACAACTTAGCTCCATTGGCCAACCTATTTGTAGAAATTTAGATATTTTTTTAAATGGTGAGGAATGGGTTCAAGAAAGTTTTTTTAAACATTCTTTGAAATATGAATTCTCATTAATTGAAGGAGCAATGGGTCTATTTGATGGGTTAGGAGCAACAACCTATTCAAGCACAGCAAATATATCTAAACTTCTCAATGCTCCAGTAATTTTTATTGTTAATGCTAGAGGTCAAGTAGCTTCTCTTTTAGCGACTGTTAGAGGTTTTAAAGATTTTGATAGTGAATTGTCAATAGCAGGGATTATTTTCAATAACGTTAATTCTGATAGACATAAAAAATTAATTGAAGAAGTTTTTAAAAATGAAGATATCGAAATTCTTGGTTTTTTGCCGTCCGATTCAAAAATAACTTTAAACAAATCTAATTTAGGTTTAATTTCTCCATTGGATAATGGGAAACAAATTGATATTGAATATTTTGCTAATTATGCGGAAAGAAATCTTGATTTATTTTCTCTTATTAAATTCCTGAAATCTCCTCAAAAGAAAATTTTTAATTCTGCTAGTTTTGAAGACTTTAAAATTGAAAAAAGTAAACCTATTGCAATTGCAGAAGATAAAATCTTTCATTTTCAATACCCCGAAACTAAGGAGTTTTTGAGTGACGTAGGTATTCCATTGATTTCATGGAGTATTTATGATGATGAAGAGATACCCAACGAGGCTTCTTCTTTAATTATTCCTGGGGGGTTCCCTGAAAAATATGCTGAGCATATAAGTAACTCTAAAAAAAGCTTAAATTCGTTAAGGAAATTCCGCGAAAATGGATTTATATATGCTGAGTGCGGAGGGATGATGATTTTAGGAGACTTTATAAAAGATGAAAGTGGTAATAATCATAAAATGAGTGGGATCCTTCCTTTTAGATCAAAAAAAAGTAAGCTCACAGTAGGTTATAGATATATTGAAGGTCTAAAAGACACTCCGATCATTAGACAAAATCAATTAATTAGAGGACATGAATTTCATTATTGGGAAATTGAAAATAATTTATCTGAACTTGATTTAAGAAAAGCTGAGCATCATATGAAACTTTCTTCCCCATGGAAAATTAAATCTTGGGAAACTGAATATAAAAATGAAGGTTTTTTTGATCAAAAATTGCATGCAAGTTGGATTCACTTACATTTGCCAAGTTCTCCAAAAGTCGCAAAAAACTTTATAGATGCAACCCAAATTAGTTTTTAA
- a CDS encoding glucose-6-phosphate dehydrogenase assembly protein OpcA: MKPQLTLQTPLELPYEEISNYLNKLWVSEDSDNTGANTFTLMIWQPAWLEQCLVQKGLLNGPITGNLSPEIIEVAKKFILDEGLPISTSLNSEELLNLLKENLSNKDFEDFRGQFFESSISTLNPRRLITLAPTLNKNSDIKTFVSAYCPLSDTPAMQPICGDLVVIRGDSASISNKGLKIIDELSIEELPSWLWWNGSLDESPEIFEYFTNYGLRLIIDTALGSPYRCLKVLDQLNNSDKAINDLNWVRLKNWRESLAMIFDPPSRRPILDHITDVDIDIAGDHMIQALFLISWISDKLGWSFLRVERGTESTKIEFERINGEIISASINPLSLGNPSIHSGQVIGLRLISRISEVQKNNTCVILGCESVECMRLEAGGMANMELIEQVVPNSFSSSEYDVSKLLGSSRGNTSPLFENSIKIALQIFNGFKN; encoded by the coding sequence ATGAAACCTCAACTTACACTCCAAACCCCGCTAGAGCTGCCTTATGAGGAGATTTCTAATTACCTTAATAAATTATGGGTTTCAGAAGATAGTGATAATACTGGCGCTAATACTTTTACACTAATGATCTGGCAGCCTGCTTGGCTAGAACAATGTTTGGTTCAAAAAGGATTATTAAATGGACCAATTACTGGAAATTTAAGTCCTGAGATAATTGAAGTTGCTAAAAAGTTCATATTAGATGAGGGACTCCCAATCTCTACATCCCTTAATAGTGAAGAATTATTGAATTTATTGAAGGAAAATTTATCTAATAAAGACTTTGAAGACTTTAGAGGACAATTTTTTGAATCATCAATAAGTACATTGAATCCAAGAAGATTAATAACTCTAGCGCCAACGTTAAATAAAAATTCAGATATCAAAACTTTTGTATCCGCTTACTGTCCATTAAGTGATACTCCAGCTATGCAACCTATCTGTGGGGATTTAGTCGTTATTAGGGGAGACTCAGCCTCAATATCCAATAAAGGATTAAAAATAATTGATGAATTATCTATTGAGGAATTACCTTCATGGTTGTGGTGGAATGGAAGCTTGGATGAATCACCTGAAATCTTCGAATATTTTACTAATTATGGTCTAAGGTTAATAATTGATACTGCTCTTGGATCACCATACAGATGTTTAAAAGTTTTAGATCAATTAAATAATTCAGACAAAGCTATTAATGATTTAAATTGGGTTAGGTTGAAAAATTGGAGGGAATCATTGGCAATGATTTTTGATCCGCCTTCGAGAAGACCAATATTAGATCATATTACTGATGTTGATATTGATATCGCAGGGGATCATATGATTCAAGCTTTGTTTTTGATCTCATGGATTAGCGATAAACTTGGTTGGTCTTTTCTAAGAGTTGAAAGGGGTACAGAATCAACAAAAATAGAGTTTGAAAGAATTAATGGCGAAATAATTTCTGCGTCAATTAATCCTTTATCTTTGGGGAATCCAAGTATTCATTCAGGACAAGTGATTGGATTGAGGTTGATTTCAAGAATTAGTGAGGTTCAAAAAAATAACACTTGTGTAATACTTGGCTGTGAATCAGTGGAATGTATGAGACTTGAAGCAGGGGGAATGGCTAATATGGAATTAATAGAGCAAGTTGTTCCAAATTCTTTTTCTTCATCAGAGTATGACGTTAGTAAATTATTGGGTAGTAGTAGAGGTAATACAAGCCCTCTTTTTGAAAATTCTATTAAAATAGCTCTTCAAATATTTAATGGTTTTAAAAACTAA